A genomic segment from Eisenibacter elegans DSM 3317 encodes:
- a CDS encoding LON peptidase substrate-binding domain-containing protein, translated as MQKALPFFPLSIVVFPGEILNLHVFEPRYKQLIHECAEHETTFGIPTFIDKVLSGMGTEIALLNIERVYDDGRMDIRTQGLQPFKILSFVNPIEGKLYAGGEVSIISRHPDLEPLQYGELLISLTKELHQYLNVDKELPDAFVADLSYQLGHKIGLSITQESQLLQIDSENTRREFLIAHLQAAIPIVREMERAKALIQMNGHFKHFDPLNF; from the coding sequence ATGCAAAAGGCGTTGCCATTTTTTCCACTCTCGATAGTGGTCTTTCCTGGTGAAATACTCAATCTACATGTATTCGAACCAAGGTACAAACAGCTCATCCACGAATGCGCAGAACACGAAACCACTTTTGGCATTCCTACTTTTATTGACAAAGTGCTTTCTGGGATGGGTACCGAAATTGCCTTGCTCAACATTGAGCGCGTGTATGATGATGGTCGGATGGATATCCGCACACAGGGCTTGCAACCTTTCAAGATTCTGAGCTTTGTCAACCCCATAGAGGGCAAATTATATGCTGGTGGAGAGGTCAGTATCATAAGCCGCCACCCTGACCTTGAGCCTCTCCAATACGGAGAGCTGCTCATCAGTCTGACCAAGGAGCTACACCAATACTTAAATGTAGACAAAGAACTTCCCGATGCGTTTGTGGCTGATTTGTCGTACCAATTGGGTCATAAGATAGGGTTGTCGATTACACAAGAATCCCAATTACTTCAAATAGACTCCGAGAATACCCGTAGGGAGTTTCTCATTGCTCATCTACAGGCAGCCATTCCGATTGTCAGAGAGATGGAGCGCGCCAAGGCATTGATTCAGATGAATGGGCATTTCAAACATTTTGACCCACTCAATTTCTAG
- a CDS encoding sensor histidine kinase, which yields MPKLLYVAQCLEWCQGLVWPEGWEAVCVHTIDVLEEPLPALLVLDISGMETEQALGLLAAWQSQASTSQLPVLLLTPPLTEEALGQYLKMGVSDYVLLPLSGLTLGLRLQQLLATQQQLQTIQQQKLALAELHQTRERFLSILGHDLRSPLNSLHSFAYLISQHLDALSREELQQLGEDLTHAVKYLHKLLDSLREWAVAPQAAHTIPHNVVLQHLIEENIQLMRHLASQKTITVSNEVSEKHWVQADRNALRAIIRNLLSNALKFTPQGGEVVWSALPLSDTVLEVCIRDNGVGMNEEMLGQLFEPNHRFSTKGTAGEQGTGLGLILCRELIIQIGGEIRLESSPEQGMSVYFTLALAAPNPDTESLQP from the coding sequence ATGCCTAAACTATTATATGTTGCGCAGTGTTTGGAGTGGTGTCAGGGTTTAGTATGGCCAGAGGGCTGGGAGGCCGTCTGTGTTCATACCATTGATGTATTGGAGGAGCCACTGCCAGCGTTGTTGGTCTTAGACATATCGGGTATGGAAACCGAGCAGGCCTTGGGTTTATTGGCGGCTTGGCAGTCGCAAGCATCGACAAGCCAACTACCCGTGTTGTTGCTTACCCCTCCTCTGACAGAAGAAGCGCTTGGCCAATACCTCAAGATGGGAGTAAGTGACTATGTACTGCTACCCTTGTCGGGGCTTACTTTAGGGTTACGTCTACAGCAACTATTGGCAACACAACAACAACTACAGACCATCCAACAGCAAAAGTTGGCTCTAGCGGAGCTTCATCAAACCAGAGAGCGTTTTCTCTCGATTTTGGGGCATGACTTGCGCAGCCCGCTCAACTCTTTACATTCTTTTGCCTACCTCATCAGCCAACACCTCGATGCACTCAGCCGGGAGGAACTACAACAATTAGGCGAAGACCTTACCCATGCGGTCAAATATCTTCACAAGCTGCTCGACAGCTTGCGCGAGTGGGCGGTTGCGCCTCAGGCTGCCCATACCATTCCCCATAATGTTGTGTTGCAGCATCTTATCGAAGAAAATATTCAGCTTATGAGACATCTGGCTAGCCAAAAGACCATAACGGTGTCTAACGAAGTAAGTGAAAAACACTGGGTACAGGCTGACCGCAATGCGCTGCGCGCCATTATCCGTAATTTGCTTTCCAATGCGCTCAAGTTCACCCCCCAAGGCGGTGAGGTGGTGTGGAGCGCCCTGCCTTTGTCCGACACTGTGCTTGAAGTTTGTATACGTGATAATGGTGTGGGGATGAACGAAGAGATGTTGGGGCAGCTTTTTGAGCCCAACCACCGGTTCAGTACCAAAGGCACTGCCGGCGAGCAAGGTACAGGGCTAGGGCTGATACTCTGCCGAGAGCTCATCATTCAGATTGGGGGAGAAATCAGGCTCGAAAGCAGCCCCGAACAGGGCATGTCTGTGTACTTTACCCTTGCCTTGGCTGCGCCCAACCCTGATACAGAAAGCCTACAGCCATGA
- a CDS encoding UDP-N-acetylmuramoyl-tripeptide--D-alanyl-D-alanine ligase, translated as MAAPAFVDTPTLYRYYLEAQQRVSTDTRSLKGGELFFALKGEHFDANLFAAQALEQGAAYVIMDNPSAIPNNDPRYRLVPDSLSALQALAAHYRRQWQFPVLAIGGSNGKTTTKELIKAVLATRYRTFATPGNLNNHIGVPLSILATPPDTQIGVLELGANHIGEIALLCEIAQPTHGLITNIGLDHLEGFGSLEGVAQANSELYYYLLKNGGLIFVNSQEPHLLRMAARFPRERQIRYPQPTDDFCLTAQEGGFFVRYQASTGHSIQTQLFGQYNFFNIASALCVGHHFQVAEAAAHEAVAAYAPSNNRSQVVQKGSNTILLDAYNANPSSMEQAIVSFGKIAAKQKMVILGDMYELGEASTEAHRNLGAQVATQQFDIVVFFGQMIQPALEHNPKAYYFNDKFSLHNWLQDQALTETHVLVKGSRGVKLETVLDFI; from the coding sequence ATGGCTGCCCCAGCTTTTGTGGATACACCCACACTTTACCGATATTATCTCGAAGCCCAACAACGGGTTTCTACCGATACACGCAGCCTGAAAGGCGGCGAGCTTTTTTTTGCACTCAAAGGCGAGCACTTCGATGCCAACCTGTTTGCGGCTCAGGCGTTGGAGCAGGGCGCAGCCTATGTCATTATGGACAATCCCAGTGCTATCCCCAACAACGACCCTCGCTATCGGCTCGTGCCCGATAGCCTAAGCGCCTTGCAAGCACTGGCCGCACACTACCGCCGCCAATGGCAGTTTCCGGTGTTGGCTATTGGTGGCTCCAATGGCAAAACAACCACCAAGGAGTTGATCAAGGCTGTATTGGCAACCCGATACCGCACCTTTGCCACCCCGGGCAACCTCAACAACCATATTGGCGTGCCCCTGTCGATCTTGGCTACCCCCCCCGACACCCAAATAGGCGTGCTAGAGTTGGGCGCCAATCATATCGGCGAAATAGCCCTTCTGTGTGAAATAGCCCAGCCCACCCACGGCCTTATTACCAATATTGGGCTTGACCATCTGGAAGGTTTTGGCAGCCTCGAAGGCGTAGCACAAGCCAACAGCGAGCTATATTATTACCTCCTCAAAAACGGGGGGCTTATTTTTGTCAATAGTCAAGAGCCACACTTGCTACGTATGGCCGCCCGATTCCCACGCGAGCGCCAAATACGCTACCCACAACCCACCGATGACTTCTGCCTAACGGCACAAGAGGGAGGTTTTTTTGTACGCTACCAAGCCTCTACCGGCCACAGCATCCAAACCCAACTCTTTGGGCAATACAACTTCTTCAACATCGCCTCGGCACTGTGTGTCGGGCATCATTTTCAAGTAGCAGAAGCCGCCGCTCACGAAGCTGTGGCCGCTTATGCCCCCTCAAACAATCGCTCGCAGGTAGTACAAAAGGGAAGCAACACCATCTTGCTCGATGCTTATAATGCCAACCCCAGCTCTATGGAGCAGGCCATAGTAAGCTTTGGAAAGATTGCTGCAAAACAAAAAATGGTCATCCTAGGAGATATGTATGAGTTGGGAGAGGCCTCGACAGAAGCACACCGCAACCTAGGGGCACAAGTAGCCACTCAACAGTTTGATATTGTAGTATTTTTTGGGCAGATGATTCAGCCTGCTCTCGAACACAACCCCAAGGCGTATTACTTTAATGATAAGTTCTCGCTACATAACTGGCTACAAGACCAAGCCCTGACTGAGACGCATGTGCTCGTCAAAGGCTCTAGGGGAGTCAAACTGGAGACGGTGTTGGATTTTATCTAA
- the nqrF gene encoding NADH:ubiquinone reductase (Na(+)-transporting) subunit F: protein MTVVAAIIAFTFVILLLVMLLLFAQSKLVQSGPVKIIINGDEANPRVVQAGSTLLSTLSAESMFLPSACGGGGTCAMCKCVVEEGGGDVLPTEVGQLTRKERQEKVRLACQVKVKNDMKIRVPEEIFGIKKWECEVVSNYNVATFIKEFVVKLPEGETLHFESGGYIQIDVPIITVDFKDMDIAPHPEDPAGKDKFKEDWDKFNLWSLRMVNEEEQFRAYSMANHPAEGNIIMLNIRIATPPWDRANNKWMDVNPGVCSSYVFSRKPGDKVMISGPYGEFHINPTEREMIYIGGGAGMAPLRSHIFHLFHTEKSGRKVSYWYGGRSRRELFYTEHFRAIEKDFPNFSYHIALSEPLPSDDWKVKKDIDDKDGEGYVGFIHQVLYDNYLSKHAEPEEIEFYLCGPPLMNDAVNKMLYDLGIPEENIRFDDFGG from the coding sequence ATGACCGTAGTCGCTGCTATTATTGCATTCACCTTCGTGATTCTTTTGCTGGTCATGCTCTTGTTATTTGCACAATCAAAACTTGTGCAGAGCGGACCCGTCAAAATAATCATCAATGGAGATGAGGCCAACCCTAGAGTTGTACAGGCCGGCTCCACCCTACTCTCCACACTGTCTGCCGAGAGCATGTTCTTGCCTTCGGCCTGTGGTGGCGGAGGTACTTGTGCGATGTGTAAGTGTGTGGTGGAAGAAGGCGGAGGAGATGTCCTCCCCACCGAAGTAGGCCAACTCACTCGAAAAGAGCGCCAAGAAAAAGTACGCTTGGCTTGCCAAGTGAAAGTGAAAAACGACATGAAAATCCGCGTTCCCGAAGAGATTTTCGGTATCAAAAAATGGGAATGTGAAGTGGTATCCAACTATAACGTGGCTACCTTCATCAAAGAATTTGTCGTAAAACTTCCCGAAGGCGAAACACTCCACTTCGAATCAGGCGGCTACATTCAAATCGATGTACCTATTATTACGGTTGATTTTAAGGATATGGACATTGCGCCACACCCTGAAGACCCTGCCGGAAAAGATAAGTTCAAAGAAGACTGGGACAAGTTCAACCTATGGTCGCTGCGCATGGTCAATGAAGAAGAGCAGTTCCGTGCTTACTCTATGGCCAACCACCCCGCCGAAGGAAACATCATCATGCTCAATATCCGTATTGCTACCCCGCCTTGGGATAGAGCCAACAACAAGTGGATGGATGTCAATCCCGGGGTATGTTCGTCTTATGTGTTCTCACGTAAGCCTGGCGACAAGGTGATGATTTCTGGCCCTTATGGAGAGTTCCACATCAATCCTACCGAAAGAGAAATGATCTACATCGGTGGTGGTGCGGGTATGGCTCCTCTACGCTCTCATATCTTCCACCTCTTCCACACCGAGAAGAGCGGGCGTAAGGTGTCTTATTGGTATGGTGGTCGCTCACGACGCGAGCTTTTCTATACCGAACACTTCCGAGCTATCGAGAAAGATTTCCCCAATTTCAGCTACCACATCGCGCTTTCTGAGCCGCTGCCAAGCGATGACTGGAAGGTGAAGAAAGATATTGATGATAAAGATGGCGAAGGCTATGTAGGGTTCATCCACCAAGTGTTGTATGATAACTACCTCAGCAAACACGCCGAGCCAGAGGAGATTGAGTTCTATCTCTGTGGCCCCCCTTTGATGAACGATGCCGTCAACAAAATGCTCTATGACTTGGGCATCCCCGAAGAAAATATCCGTTTTGACGACTTCGGCGGGTAA
- the cysS gene encoding cysteine--tRNA ligase translates to MANSASAHIPPLSFYNSLSKEKEVFEPLNPPFVGMYVCGPTVYNEPHIGNARPAIFFDVVARYLRYLGYRVRYVRNITDVGHLLGDTNEGEDRISRQARLDQLEPMEIVHKYTHAYHQVMDALGVLRPSIEPTATGHIVEQIALVQQIIDAGLAYESHGSVYFDVRKYSENENYGELSGRVIDELLAQTRELDGQEEKRFSADFALWKKASPEHLMRWPSPWGEGFPGWHLECTVMSTKYLGQTFDIHGGGMDLQFPHHECEIAQAKAAHKGQAPVKYWLHNNMITINGQKMSKSLGNFITIPQLLNGDHETLSRPYSPMTVRFFILQAHYRSTLDFSDASLEAAAKGYKKLINGLRILKKMEYPSNADTTAIDPKAEAQIHQFCDNTLRGMNNDLNTALAIGQLFNLNKKINAFYNNPDSITSISKDAFERMKLLYISFVEDILGLQEEKPKDSEALIEAMLQLYKQAKELKDYEKVDEIRGFFKQNQLIIKDLKHLIDWAYEE, encoded by the coding sequence ATGGCTAATTCTGCAAGCGCACACATCCCCCCCTTGAGTTTTTATAACTCCCTCAGCAAAGAGAAAGAAGTTTTTGAGCCGCTCAACCCTCCTTTTGTAGGGATGTATGTGTGTGGCCCTACAGTATATAACGAGCCGCACATTGGCAATGCACGTCCGGCGATTTTTTTTGATGTTGTAGCGCGTTATCTGCGTTATTTGGGCTATCGAGTGCGCTATGTCCGCAATATCACTGATGTAGGCCACCTATTGGGCGATACCAATGAGGGCGAAGACCGCATCTCGCGCCAAGCCCGCCTCGACCAGCTAGAACCGATGGAAATTGTTCACAAATACACCCATGCCTACCATCAGGTAATGGACGCTCTGGGGGTATTGCGCCCCAGCATTGAGCCTACAGCTACCGGCCATATTGTAGAACAAATAGCGCTCGTACAGCAAATCATCGATGCAGGCCTTGCCTATGAGAGCCATGGCTCGGTGTATTTTGATGTCCGTAAATATTCCGAAAATGAAAACTATGGTGAGCTTTCAGGGCGCGTTATCGACGAACTACTAGCCCAAACCCGCGAGCTGGACGGGCAAGAAGAAAAGCGTTTTTCGGCAGATTTTGCTCTTTGGAAAAAAGCTTCTCCCGAACACCTCATGCGCTGGCCTTCACCTTGGGGAGAGGGCTTTCCCGGCTGGCACTTAGAGTGTACCGTAATGAGTACCAAATACTTAGGACAAACCTTTGATATTCATGGCGGCGGGATGGACTTGCAGTTCCCACACCACGAGTGCGAAATAGCACAAGCCAAAGCCGCTCACAAAGGGCAAGCGCCAGTCAAATATTGGCTACACAATAACATGATTACCATCAACGGTCAGAAGATGAGCAAGTCTTTGGGCAATTTTATTACCATCCCCCAACTGCTCAATGGTGACCACGAGACCCTCAGCCGCCCTTATTCGCCGATGACAGTGCGCTTCTTCATCTTACAAGCGCATTACCGTAGCACGCTCGACTTCTCCGATGCTTCGCTCGAAGCCGCTGCCAAGGGCTACAAAAAACTTATCAATGGGCTACGTATTCTCAAAAAAATGGAATATCCTAGCAACGCTGATACGACAGCCATTGACCCCAAGGCTGAGGCTCAGATACACCAGTTTTGTGATAATACCCTGCGTGGTATGAACAATGACCTCAATACAGCCTTGGCCATCGGACAGCTGTTTAATCTCAACAAGAAAATCAATGCCTTCTACAATAATCCTGACTCTATCACTAGCATCAGCAAAGATGCTTTTGAACGGATGAAGCTGCTCTATATCAGTTTTGTAGAAGATATTCTCGGCTTGCAAGAAGAGAAGCCCAAAGACTCTGAAGCACTCATCGAGGCCATGTTGCAACTCTACAAACAAGCCAAGGAGCTAAAAGATTATGAAAAAGTGGATGAAATTAGAGGGTTTTTTAAACAAAATCAGCTGATTATCAAAGACTTAAAACACCTTATCGATTGGGCTTATGAAGAATAA